From the genome of Impatiens glandulifera chromosome 9, dImpGla2.1, whole genome shotgun sequence, one region includes:
- the LOC124915384 gene encoding microtubule-associated protein RP/EB family member 1C-like, with protein MASNIGMMDSAYFVGRTEILAWVNSTLQLNVSKVEEASSGAIYCQLMDSAHPGVVPMHKVNFDAKNEYDMIQNYKVLQDVFNKLKITKHVDVNKLVKGRPLDNLEFMQWMKRYCDGGVTQNYNPLERREACKGGKDASKKSAPPQSSAKSSSSANARTQTSHSRKNDVHNNASNQSVKPSKESKPVSDSGPAYDEQITELKLSFDSLEKERDFYFAKLRDIEIICQIPEIEKLPVVEALKMILYATDNNSSSVVAEAQAMISKHHKGVEGLLSPIPEEPEFAQKSDSQKRKSIVNIDVDDAAANSLSPRQRVSDASDVHCSGSPLVKLY; from the exons ATGGCGTCGAACATTGGAATGATGGATTCCGCTTACTTCGTCGGTAGAACAGAGATCTTAGCCTGGGTCAATTCGACTCTTCAACTCAATGTCTCTAAAGTCGAAGAG GCATCTTCTGGAGCTATTTATTGCCAGCTAATGGATTCGGCTCATCCAGGTGTTGTTCCGATGCACAAGGTGAACTTTGATGCAAAGAATGAATATGATATGATCCAGAATTACAAAGTTCTGCAAGACGTCTTTAACAAACTGAAAATAACCAAG CATGTTGATGTTAACAAACTTGTGAAAGGTCGGCCGCTGGATAACCTAGAGTTTATGCAGTGGATGAAGCGTTATTGCGATGGAGGTGTTACACAGAA TTACAATCCTCTAGAGAGAAGAGAAGCTTGCAAAGGTGGAAAAGATGCGAGCAAGAAATCTGCACCTCCACAGTCTTCAGCCAAGTCTTCTTCATCAGCTAACGCAAGGACTCAAACTTCCCACAGTCGAAAGAATGATGTTCATAATAATGCTTCAAACCAATCTGTCAAGCCTTCGAAAGAATCAAAACCAGTTTCAGATAGTGGACCGGCATATGATGAACAG ATTACAGAGTTGAAACTGTCATTTGATAGCTTGGAGAAAGAAAGAGACTTTTACTTTGCAAAGTTGAGGGATATTGAAATCATATGTCAGATCCCCGAGATTGAGAAGCTACCT GTTGTGGAAGCATTGAAGATGATACTATATGCGACAGATAATAACAGTTCATCAGTTGTTGCAGAAGCTCAAGCAATGATATCAAAACACCACAAGGGTGTTGAAGGATTGTTGAGTCCTATTCCAGAAGAACCTGAATTTGCGCAAAAGTCGGACAGTCAGAAGAGGAAAAGCATTGTCAATATCGATGTTGATGATGCTGCTGCCAACTCTTTGTCTCCGAGGCAGAGGGTTTCAGATGCTTCAGATGTTCATTGCAGTGGCTCACCTCTTGTGAAACTCTATTGA
- the LOC124915879 gene encoding rDNA transcriptional regulator pol5-like, whose protein sequence is MECARQGFALGLSVLVSSIPSIKIDALLNLIVDTLPATSSMKGQDMRDNLLGRLFAYGAIARSKKLSEDWRTDQNSTQIVEFIGSLVGLASKKRYLQEPAVSIILN, encoded by the exons ATGGAG TGTGCTAGGCAAGGTTTTGCATTGGGTTTATCTGTCCTAGTTAGTTCTATCCCAAGCATCAAAATTGATGCATTGCTGAATCTCATAGTAGATACCCTGCCGGCCACTTCTTCAATGAAAGGACAG GACATGCGAGATAATCTTTTGGGTCGATTATTTGCTTATGGTGCTATTGCACGATCCAAAAAGTTATCTGAAGATTGGAGAACTGACCAGAACTCAACGCAAATTGTTGAATTCATTGGTTCTCTAGTTGGCCTTGCATCCAAGAAGAGGTACCTTCAAGAGCCTGCTGTCTCAATAATTCTGAACTAA